A region of Ferruginibacter albus DNA encodes the following proteins:
- the lpxB gene encoding lipid-A-disaccharide synthase, with protein sequence MRYYIIAGEASGDLHGSNLIKELQQLDPSATIRCWGGDKMQATGAKLVKHYRDLAFMGFLEVVKNLKTILRNLAFCKEDILQFKPDALVLIDYPGFNLRIAKWAKQNNLKVIYYISPQVWAWKESRVKSIKQCVDKMLVILPFEKDFYKKWNYDVEYLGHPLVKVIDDFKSSITDRQSSKKTIAVLPGSRKQEILLKLPLMLETSKHFPEYEFVVAKAPGLEDEFYSTLLAPYKNVSSVSNKTYELLNNATAALVTSGTATLETALFGVPEVVCYKGSNISYQIAKRLIKIKYICLVNLIMDKLVVKELIQDALTVENLTKELNDILNNEQRKQQLKKDYADLKSLLAQGGNASANAAKSIYTFLTSYA encoded by the coding sequence ATGCGTTATTACATCATAGCAGGCGAGGCAAGCGGAGATTTGCACGGAAGTAATTTGATAAAAGAATTGCAACAGTTAGATCCGTCTGCTACCATTCGTTGCTGGGGCGGCGATAAAATGCAGGCTACAGGAGCTAAGCTGGTAAAGCATTACCGGGATCTTGCTTTTATGGGTTTTTTAGAGGTGGTAAAAAACCTGAAAACCATTTTGCGCAATCTTGCATTTTGCAAAGAAGATATTTTGCAGTTTAAGCCTGATGCATTGGTTTTGATTGATTATCCCGGCTTTAATTTACGTATAGCAAAATGGGCAAAACAAAACAATTTAAAGGTTATCTATTATATCTCTCCTCAGGTTTGGGCATGGAAAGAAAGCAGGGTAAAATCAATTAAGCAATGTGTAGATAAGATGCTGGTCATCCTTCCATTTGAAAAAGACTTTTATAAAAAATGGAATTATGATGTAGAATACCTCGGTCATCCATTGGTGAAAGTGATCGATGATTTTAAATCGTCAATTACTGATCGTCAATCGTCAAAAAAAACTATTGCAGTGCTGCCGGGCAGCAGGAAACAAGAGATATTATTAAAGTTGCCGTTGATGCTGGAAACTTCCAAACATTTCCCGGAATATGAATTTGTTGTAGCCAAAGCACCGGGACTGGAAGATGAATTCTATAGTACATTGTTAGCACCTTATAAAAATGTTTCCTCAGTTTCAAACAAAACCTACGAGCTATTAAACAATGCAACAGCTGCTTTGGTAACAAGCGGTACAGCTACATTGGAAACAGCCTTGTTCGGCGTACCGGAAGTAGTGTGTTATAAAGGCAGCAATATTTCTTATCAAATTGCCAAACGGTTGATCAAAATAAAATACATCTGTCTGGTAAATTTGATCATGGATAAATTGGTGGTAAAGGAATTGATTCAAGATGCGTTAACAGTGGAAAATCTTACTAAGGAACTAAATGATATCCTTAATAACGAACAGCGAAAACAGCAACTGAAAAAAGATTATGCTGATTTAAAAAGTTTATTGGCTCAGGGCGGGAATGCTTCTGCAAATGCAGCTAAAAGCATTTATACTTTTCTTACATCTTATGCGTAA
- a CDS encoding DUF6728 family protein, whose product MGFLRQIAEYLYLRKRDPNDPPTQWMKYMHGINRISILLFIVAIIIIAVKLLTHKM is encoded by the coding sequence ATGGGGTTTTTAAGACAAATAGCAGAATATTTATATCTCCGCAAAAGAGATCCCAACGATCCTCCCACTCAATGGATGAAGTACATGCATGGCATTAACCGCATATCCATCCTGTTATTTATAGTAGCAATAATTATTATAGCTGTGAAGCTGCTTACGCATAAGATGTAA
- a CDS encoding bifunctional 3,4-dihydroxy-2-butanone-4-phosphate synthase/GTP cyclohydrolase II, producing the protein MLDSIESAIEDIKNGKMIIVVDDEDRENEGDFIIAANSVTPEVINFMSLHGRGLICTPLLDERCDELDLQLMVSSNTSLHETAFTVSVDLLGHGCTTGISAHDRAKTVQALINPETKPSDLGRPGHIFPLRAKKGGVLRRAGHTEATTDLARLAGFPAPYGGVLVEIMNEDGSMARLPELKEIAKKFDLKLISIKDLIEYRLTNETLIHEEERVHMPTKYGEFELIAFKQLNTGDIHLALKKGEWKKDEPVLVRVHSSCMTGDILGSLRCDCGEQLHHAMSMIEAEGKGLVLYMNQEGRGIGLLNKLKAYKLQEQGRDTVEANLELGFGMDERDYGVGAQILRSLGISKMKLMSNNPRKRAGLLGYGLEVVDTVPIEMKPNAHNKKYLTTKRDKLGHNILNKE; encoded by the coding sequence ATGTTAGATAGTATTGAAAGCGCCATTGAGGATATTAAGAACGGGAAAATGATCATTGTGGTAGATGATGAGGATCGTGAGAATGAAGGCGATTTTATTATTGCAGCTAATAGTGTAACTCCTGAAGTGATAAATTTTATGAGCTTGCACGGGCGTGGATTGATCTGTACTCCTTTATTAGATGAGCGCTGCGATGAACTGGATCTGCAACTGATGGTAAGCAGTAATACATCTTTGCATGAGACTGCTTTTACCGTAAGCGTTGACCTGTTAGGACATGGATGTACTACGGGTATTTCAGCGCATGACAGAGCTAAAACTGTTCAGGCATTAATTAATCCTGAGACAAAACCTTCAGACCTGGGAAGACCAGGACATATTTTTCCGTTACGTGCAAAAAAAGGCGGTGTTTTAAGAAGAGCCGGTCATACAGAAGCAACTACCGACCTGGCAAGATTGGCAGGGTTTCCTGCTCCTTATGGTGGTGTATTGGTTGAGATCATGAATGAAGATGGCAGCATGGCCCGCTTGCCTGAGTTGAAAGAAATTGCAAAAAAATTCGATCTTAAATTGATATCAATTAAAGATTTGATCGAATACAGGTTGACGAATGAAACCTTAATTCATGAAGAAGAAAGAGTACATATGCCAACCAAATATGGCGAATTTGAATTGATCGCTTTTAAACAATTAAACACCGGTGATATTCATTTAGCGCTGAAAAAAGGTGAATGGAAAAAGGATGAACCGGTATTGGTGCGTGTACACAGCAGCTGTATGACGGGTGATATTTTAGGTTCCCTGCGTTGCGATTGTGGTGAGCAATTGCATCATGCAATGAGTATGATAGAAGCGGAAGGGAAGGGATTGGTTTTATACATGAACCAGGAAGGGCGTGGTATTGGTTTACTCAATAAATTAAAAGCATACAAATTACAGGAACAAGGCAGAGATACCGTAGAAGCAAACTTAGAATTGGGTTTTGGAATGGATGAACGTGACTACGGCGTAGGTGCTCAAATACTGCGCTCTTTAGGTATTAGTAAGATGAAATTGATGAGTAATAATCCCCGCAAGCGTGCAGGTTTGTTAGGTTATGGATTGGAGGTTGTGGATACAGTGCCTATTGAAATGAAACCAAATGCACACAATAAAAAATACCTAACTACAAAAAGAGATAAATTAGGACATAATATCTTAAACAAAGAATAA
- a CDS encoding translocation/assembly module TamB domain-containing protein, translated as MYLLVLAIFTNNFKYLRKFWKILKRFVLAVLLLLVFLYFILQVPAVQTWVIHRVTGVLSENLHTKVEIKHIAFSFFAKMDMQGLLIRDRQQDTLVYAGSAKVNITDWFFLKDKAVIQYAGLTDVTVNMKRTDSVWNYQFLADYFSSDKKDTSTKAGLQLDIKKVYLKNVHFNNLDGWVGKDMRIGINEMNLVADSIDFKKKKLVIQSLDLDAPSYSEYFYEGKRKASVNATSQAPEVDSLTNKTAEDSWFISVKNLQLNNGSFASLRQKDVPGDATVFDGENILFSSITGSLKNVLLQKDTLTSNVHLSAKERCGFILRKIDADFTFAPTLMEFKNLDLVTNRSHLKNYYAMHYNDFTEGMDDFSTATKLNANFDNSVVYSDDIAFFTSALKTWKRQFNLSGTFDGMISNFSARKMKIKSGNSSLDGDITMNGLTNINNTFIDFKSNNLQTSFADVSVIVPSLKKIDLPRLNKLTNIQFKGNFTGFLKDFVAFGSLNTNLGVISGDVNLKFPDNGAPAYSGVASTPDFQLGQFIGIKDIGNIAFNGKINGSGFAAENVNTNFDGTISKLEYNGYAYKNINVKGDFKKRLFNGDLSINDPNLKLDTLQGRIDLTGKEPQFDFSANLTNANFKQLNLTKDDFTLGGNFKLNFSGSNIDNFIGAASINNAKFLHNGIPVLFDSLILRSELLDNEKILTLQSNEIAASVSGKFKIVELPEAFKVFLNHYYPSYIETPDHAIEDQDFRFQIKTQNVDSYFQLMDKKLGGFNNATISGNLALSKNNLSVLADLPEFTYDGKRFTDIHLESSGNQNNLLTKVNVSDITLNDSMHLPSTSIVLNSHNDYSDINIKTKASKTLSDASLNATVQTLNNEVKIHFQPSSFIVNDKEWDLDKDGELTLGNSQIVADNIRLSQGTQEIKFSTQSSSTNRTNDVVVNLSQLNINDVAPFVVTDPKLEGTMTGSVVIADLFKKPVINYNVKADQFRVDNDSIGTLFASANYNSETGTIRFAADGNNPAAKLNIKGTINLNDSTDKQTDISFIADKFDLNILNTYLGSVFNDIKGYANTSDLRITGNGKHPYITGTATLNDASIRVNYTQCRYDFNNATVIFNPDEIDIGNIKVRDSLGNQGLVSGKMYHNFFKDFEFDNLHFETDKMLVLNTTKKDNNLFFGKVFGRADLTLNGPITNMQMSINGETSSTDSSHITLLSDNNSESKSIDYIDFIQFGKQMGTYKGSKSSNITVDMNLSANPACKIDVVLDETTGDIIKGEGYCNQLNIRVGTNEPLTIRGRYDITDGEYTFNFQKFLKKPFTLSSGSSITWTKDPYTASIDITAEYLAKNVDFSSIPSISSTSGGVSRLKSDLNIIAHLTKTLNQPYITFELELPPSSPSSLRSDVLVTKRLQDFKNDVNEMNKQVASLLMFNTFINSTQSFISASSGYNVLSGTLSSVISNYLAARFNAVLQRYGVKNATFYFNSNSTYGTTAENNAAKIQGAIASGVVLRSDNGRWLVSIGINLDYNDPYLLTTNNNNVFVTPDVTAEYLISQDGRIRLVGFNNTSVDINGQRNRSGLKLSYQKDFDKKAAEEKKTMTVDSTKTIQTSGSN; from the coding sequence ATGTATTTGCTTGTATTAGCTATTTTTACAAATAATTTTAAGTATCTGCGGAAATTCTGGAAAATATTAAAGCGGTTTGTGCTGGCGGTGTTGTTGCTGCTGGTTTTTTTATATTTTATTTTACAGGTTCCTGCTGTGCAAACCTGGGTGATCCATCGGGTTACCGGTGTACTTTCCGAAAATCTTCATACCAAAGTTGAGATCAAACATATTGCTTTTAGCTTTTTTGCTAAAATGGATATGCAGGGGCTTTTGATCAGAGACCGCCAACAGGATACTTTAGTGTATGCCGGCAGCGCTAAAGTAAATATTACCGATTGGTTTTTTTTGAAAGATAAGGCAGTGATTCAATATGCAGGATTAACAGACGTAACGGTGAACATGAAACGAACCGATTCTGTTTGGAACTACCAATTTTTAGCAGATTATTTTTCAAGCGATAAAAAAGATACTTCTACTAAAGCCGGACTTCAACTGGATATTAAAAAAGTATATCTTAAAAATGTTCATTTTAATAACCTGGATGGATGGGTTGGCAAGGATATGCGTATTGGCATAAATGAGATGAATCTTGTTGCTGATTCTATTGATTTTAAAAAGAAAAAATTGGTCATTCAATCATTGGATCTGGATGCACCATCTTATTCCGAATATTTTTACGAAGGAAAAAGAAAAGCTTCTGTTAATGCTACTTCACAAGCACCGGAGGTCGATTCCTTAACGAATAAAACAGCTGAAGACTCCTGGTTTATTTCTGTAAAGAATTTGCAATTGAATAATGGCAGCTTCGCCTCTCTCCGCCAGAAAGATGTTCCCGGTGACGCAACCGTTTTTGACGGAGAGAATATTTTGTTCTCTTCTATCACGGGCAGTTTAAAAAATGTACTGCTACAAAAAGATACACTCACAAGTAATGTGCACTTGTCAGCTAAGGAGCGTTGTGGTTTTATTTTAAGAAAGATAGATGCCGATTTTACATTTGCTCCTACCCTGATGGAGTTTAAAAACCTGGACCTGGTAACAAACCGAAGTCATCTGAAAAATTATTATGCTATGCACTATAATGATTTTACAGAGGGAATGGATGATTTTTCGACGGCTACCAAGCTAAACGCCAACTTTGATAACAGTGTAGTGTATAGTGATGATATCGCTTTTTTTACATCTGCCTTAAAAACATGGAAACGTCAATTTAATTTATCAGGCACGTTTGATGGGATGATAAGTAATTTTTCTGCCCGCAAAATGAAAATAAAAAGTGGCAATTCATCGTTGGATGGAGACATCACTATGAATGGTTTAACGAATATCAATAACACCTTTATTGATTTCAAATCCAATAACCTGCAAACAAGTTTTGCTGATGTTTCGGTAATTGTTCCTTCTTTAAAAAAGATCGATCTGCCAAGATTGAATAAGTTAACCAACATTCAATTTAAAGGCAACTTTACAGGATTTTTAAAAGACTTTGTGGCATTTGGCTCATTGAACACAAACCTGGGTGTTATTTCAGGAGATGTAAACCTGAAATTTCCCGACAATGGAGCGCCTGCATATAGCGGTGTTGCCTCTACTCCTGATTTTCAACTCGGACAGTTTATTGGCATTAAGGATATTGGAAATATCGCTTTCAATGGTAAGATCAATGGTAGCGGTTTTGCAGCTGAAAATGTAAATACTAACTTCGATGGAACGATCTCAAAGTTGGAGTATAACGGTTACGCATACAAGAACATTAATGTAAAAGGCGATTTTAAGAAGCGGTTGTTCAATGGCGATCTCAGCATTAACGATCCCAACTTAAAATTGGATACCTTACAAGGGCGTATTGATCTAACAGGTAAAGAACCTCAATTTGATTTTTCAGCAAATCTTACCAATGCAAATTTCAAACAACTAAATCTTACCAAGGATGATTTTACATTAGGCGGTAATTTTAAGCTTAATTTCTCCGGTAGCAATATTGACAATTTCATAGGCGCTGCCAGTATCAATAATGCCAAATTCCTGCACAATGGCATTCCTGTATTGTTTGACTCATTAATATTAAGGTCTGAACTACTCGATAATGAAAAAATCTTAACGTTGCAATCAAATGAAATCGCAGCTTCAGTAAGTGGAAAGTTTAAAATAGTGGAATTACCGGAAGCTTTTAAGGTCTTTCTCAATCATTATTACCCTTCTTATATAGAAACCCCCGATCATGCTATTGAAGACCAGGATTTCCGTTTTCAAATAAAAACACAAAATGTTGATAGCTATTTTCAATTAATGGATAAAAAACTGGGTGGCTTTAATAATGCAACTATTTCGGGTAACCTGGCTTTGTCTAAAAACAATTTAAGTGTATTGGCAGACCTGCCTGAATTTACTTATGATGGTAAACGTTTTACAGACATCCACCTGGAAAGCTCCGGCAATCAAAATAACCTGCTTACTAAAGTGAATGTAAGCGATATCACGCTGAACGATAGCATGCACCTGCCTTCTACCAGTATTGTGTTGAATTCGCACAATGATTATTCTGACATCAATATTAAAACAAAAGCAAGCAAAACTCTTAGTGATGCCTCTTTAAATGCAACCGTACAAACATTGAATAATGAAGTGAAAATTCATTTTCAACCATCCTCTTTTATTGTGAACGATAAAGAATGGGACCTGGACAAAGATGGAGAACTGACATTAGGAAACTCTCAAATAGTTGCCGACAATATCCGGCTTAGCCAGGGAACGCAGGAAATAAAATTCTCTACACAATCATCTAGTACAAATCGTACGAATGATGTTGTTGTCAATCTATCTCAATTGAACATTAATGACGTAGCGCCCTTTGTTGTTACCGATCCCAAGCTCGAAGGAACTATGACGGGCAGCGTTGTTATTGCTGATCTTTTTAAAAAGCCTGTTATTAATTACAATGTAAAAGCTGATCAGTTCAGGGTTGATAATGATTCCATCGGAACATTATTTGCAAGCGCCAATTACAATAGTGAAACAGGTACTATCCGCTTTGCAGCAGACGGTAATAATCCTGCTGCCAAATTAAATATTAAAGGCACCATCAACCTAAACGATTCTACCGATAAACAAACAGACATTTCTTTCATTGCAGACAAATTCGATTTAAATATATTAAATACATACCTGGGCAGCGTTTTCAATGACATTAAAGGATATGCGAACACCAGCGACCTGCGCATTACAGGCAATGGAAAACATCCGTATATAACAGGAACGGCTACCCTAAACGATGCTTCGATACGGGTAAATTATACCCAATGCCGATATGATTTTAATAATGCAACTGTTATTTTCAATCCTGATGAAATAGATATCGGGAATATAAAGGTAAGAGACAGCTTAGGCAACCAGGGATTGGTAAGTGGTAAAATGTATCATAATTTTTTCAAGGATTTTGAATTTGATAACCTGCACTTTGAAACGGATAAAATGCTGGTGTTAAATACTACTAAAAAAGATAACAATCTTTTTTTTGGGAAAGTATTTGGCAGAGCAGACCTTACGCTCAACGGACCTATCACCAATATGCAGATGAGCATTAATGGTGAAACATCCAGTACAGACAGTAGCCATATAACATTATTAAGCGACAATAATTCTGAAAGCAAAAGCATCGACTATATCGACTTTATACAATTTGGTAAACAGATGGGCACTTATAAAGGCAGTAAATCATCTAACATAACGGTTGATATGAACTTATCTGCAAACCCTGCCTGTAAAATTGATGTGGTCTTAGATGAAACAACCGGCGATATTATCAAAGGTGAAGGTTATTGCAATCAATTGAATATTCGTGTTGGTACTAACGAACCCCTTACTATTCGTGGACGTTATGATATTACAGACGGAGAATATACTTTTAACTTTCAAAAGTTCTTAAAGAAACCGTTTACCCTGAGCAGCGGAAGTTCCATCACCTGGACAAAAGATCCTTATACTGCTTCTATTGATATCACTGCAGAGTACCTTGCAAAGAATGTTGATTTCAGCAGTATTCCTTCTATTAGTTCTACCAGTGGAGGTGTATCCCGTTTAAAAAGCGATCTGAATATTATTGCTCACTTAACTAAAACATTAAATCAACCTTATATAACTTTTGAGTTGGAACTACCTCCAAGTAGTCCAAGCAGTTTAAGAAGTGATGTACTTGTTACCAAGCGTTTACAGGATTTTAAAAACGACGTCAATGAGATGAACAAACAGGTAGCATCTTTACTTATGTTCAATACGTTCATCAACAGTACACAAAGCTTTATAAGCGCCAGCAGCGGGTATAATGTGTTGTCCGGCACGCTTAGTAGTGTAATATCCAATTACCTGGCAGCACGCTTTAATGCAGTTTTACAACGTTATGGTGTAAAAAATGCAACTTTCTACTTCAATTCTAATTCTACTTATGGCACTACTGCCGAGAACAATGCTGCAAAAATTCAAGGAGCTATTGCCAGCGGCGTAGTACTTCGTTCTGATAATGGCAGATGGCTTGTTTCTATTGGTATCAATCTTGATTATAATGATCCCTACCTGCTTACTACCAATAACAACAATGTTTTTGTTACTCCCGATGTTACTGCTGAATATTTGATTTCCCAGGATGGAAGGATCCGTTTGGTTGGCTTTAATAATACCAGCGTGGATATAAACGGGCAACGCAACCGAAGCGGTTTAAAATTAAGCTATCAAAAAGATTTTGATAAAAAAGCTGCGGAAGAAAAAAAGACCATGACAGTTGATAGCACTAAAACAATACAAACAAGCGGATCGAATTAA
- a CDS encoding PIG-L family deacetylase, whose amino-acid sequence MRKTLLLLLFTVYYSIFTYAQTPKTYTSSEILLQLKKLDVLGSVLYIAAHPDDENTRLLAYLANEKLYRTGYLSLTRGDGGQNLIGDEQGVDLGLIRTQELLAARRIDGAEQFFSRAYDFGFCKSSDEALKTWGHDKILSDVVWVIRKFKPDVIITRFPPDTRAGHGHHAASAILAREAFDAAADPAKFPEQLKQGVTVWQAKRLLWNTYNFGNNNTQSEDQFKLDCGIYNPLLGKSYGEIAAVSRSQHKSQGFGVPAQRGASLEYFSTTAGDKPVNDLLDGINTAWSRTTVNDAPEIAVDTVEKAVKNIITDFSAEHPERSTPALVRLYKLLLQTPNDYWREQKLAAIKNLIVQCSGLFLEATTSTQYAVQGDSLKINFSLNDRLGVTIQNANASFKGVTYSFDSIKNDLASTINKTIFIKTDEKPTQPYWLVDPMEKGSFNVSDQQLIGKAENDPISATFDMKIEGTEFEFDVPVKYKYTDPVKGELYQPIYITPDLIVNVQPSLVITFPNDKRKSNEPVCTYKLMTDGKNIIAHDICCGDLSGLKKGETFVRNNTVFDYDATKVSEEFKKGIQNDTLYRALQEAMLSLHEINYDHIPSIKYYSVARKRYLVVDLKVVGKTIGYIPGAGDKVPQALEQMGYRVTILKQADITGVNLKQFDAVVTGVRAYNVNEWMSNVYDTLMQYVKDGGVFLVQYNVNNGLSSLKTKIGPYPFTVVNKRVTDETAKVNLLLPSDAALNYPNKITGKDFDGWIQERSIYDVENIDSSYKRIISMKDPGEEEQDGSLLIADYGKGKFVYTGLVFFRELPAGVPGAYRLFANLLAKPKAK is encoded by the coding sequence ATGCGAAAAACACTACTGCTTCTCCTTTTCACGGTCTATTATTCGATATTTACCTATGCTCAGACACCAAAAACTTACACTTCTTCCGAGATATTATTGCAATTAAAAAAACTGGATGTGTTAGGTTCTGTATTATACATAGCAGCGCATCCTGACGATGAGAATACACGATTACTCGCCTATCTCGCCAACGAAAAATTATATCGCACGGGTTATTTAAGTTTAACAAGAGGCGATGGAGGGCAAAACCTGATAGGGGATGAGCAGGGGGTTGACCTGGGATTGATACGCACACAGGAGTTATTGGCGGCAAGAAGGATAGATGGTGCAGAACAATTTTTCAGCAGGGCTTATGATTTTGGATTTTGTAAATCATCCGACGAGGCATTGAAAACATGGGGACACGATAAAATATTAAGTGATGTGGTGTGGGTGATACGCAAGTTCAAGCCGGATGTTATCATTACCCGTTTTCCTCCTGACACTCGTGCAGGACATGGACATCATGCAGCTTCGGCTATACTTGCCCGTGAGGCATTTGATGCTGCAGCAGATCCTGCTAAGTTTCCGGAACAATTAAAGCAAGGTGTAACTGTTTGGCAAGCCAAACGGTTATTATGGAACACCTACAATTTTGGCAATAACAATACACAGAGCGAGGATCAGTTTAAATTGGATTGCGGTATATACAACCCTTTGTTGGGAAAGAGTTATGGAGAGATAGCTGCGGTAAGCCGTAGTCAGCATAAAAGCCAGGGTTTTGGTGTGCCTGCACAAAGAGGCGCTTCACTGGAATATTTTTCAACTACTGCAGGAGATAAACCTGTAAATGATTTGCTGGATGGTATTAATACTGCATGGAGCAGAACTACCGTAAATGATGCACCGGAAATAGCCGTTGATACAGTAGAAAAAGCAGTTAAAAATATCATTACTGATTTTTCCGCTGAACATCCTGAAAGGTCAACGCCTGCTTTGGTGCGTTTGTATAAACTACTTTTGCAAACACCCAATGATTATTGGCGCGAGCAAAAATTAGCAGCCATTAAAAATTTAATTGTTCAATGCAGTGGCTTATTCCTGGAAGCTACCACTTCAACACAATATGCTGTGCAGGGTGATAGTTTGAAAATTAATTTCAGCTTGAATGATAGATTAGGTGTAACTATTCAAAATGCCAATGCTTCTTTTAAAGGAGTTACTTATTCTTTTGATAGTATTAAAAATGATCTTGCATCAACCATCAATAAAACTATTTTTATTAAAACGGATGAAAAACCAACACAACCATATTGGCTGGTAGATCCTATGGAAAAAGGAAGCTTTAATGTAAGCGATCAGCAATTAATTGGTAAAGCGGAGAATGATCCCATCAGCGCTACGTTTGATATGAAAATAGAGGGAACAGAATTTGAATTTGATGTGCCTGTGAAATATAAATATACAGATCCGGTAAAAGGTGAACTATATCAACCGATATATATTACTCCTGATCTAATCGTAAATGTTCAGCCATCTCTTGTAATAACTTTCCCAAATGATAAAAGGAAAAGCAATGAACCTGTTTGCACTTATAAATTAATGACAGACGGAAAAAATATCATTGCACATGATATATGTTGTGGCGATTTGTCAGGATTAAAGAAAGGAGAAACTTTTGTTCGTAACAATACCGTTTTTGATTATGATGCCACTAAAGTTTCAGAAGAATTTAAAAAAGGTATTCAAAACGATACGCTATATAGAGCTTTGCAAGAGGCTATGCTAAGCCTTCACGAGATCAATTATGATCATATTCCTTCTATTAAATATTATTCTGTTGCCAGGAAACGATATTTAGTTGTTGATCTTAAAGTTGTTGGCAAAACGATTGGTTACATTCCCGGAGCAGGAGACAAAGTTCCGCAAGCATTGGAACAAATGGGTTATAGAGTAACTATATTAAAACAAGCTGATATTACCGGTGTTAATCTAAAGCAATTTGATGCAGTTGTAACCGGCGTACGTGCCTATAATGTAAATGAATGGATGTCGAATGTGTACGATACATTGATGCAATATGTAAAAGACGGAGGAGTATTCCTGGTTCAATATAATGTTAACAATGGCTTATCTTCTTTAAAAACCAAAATTGGACCTTATCCGTTCACGGTAGTAAACAAACGTGTTACGGATGAAACTGCTAAAGTAAATTTATTGTTGCCATCTGATGCAGCATTGAATTATCCCAATAAAATAACGGGTAAAGATTTTGATGGCTGGATACAGGAGCGTAGCATTTATGATGTTGAAAATATTGACAGCAGTTATAAACGTATCATCAGCATGAAAGATCCGGGTGAAGAAGAGCAGGATGGAAGTTTATTGATTGCTGATTATGGCAAAGGCAAATTTGTTTATACAGGATTGGTTTTCTTTAGAGAATTGCCTGCAGGTGTTCCCGGTGCTTACCGGTTATTCGCTAATTTGTTGGCAAAGCCTAAAGCGAAATAA